The Pelodiscus sinensis isolate JC-2024 chromosome 4, ASM4963464v1, whole genome shotgun sequence genomic sequence GGATCAGTCTTCTACCTAGAGGTCCCTTCCCCACTGTTTTGGATAATACAGCTGGTATCGGTAAAAAAATATGGCCTTGTATTAACAATTCTCATGAATGTCAGACCACCTTGGGGGAGACACCAGTAAGAGCACTTCGGGGAGATGATTAGTTAATAAGAAAGTTGATAGATTTGGGACACTGTAAACCAGACGAATACTACTGTAGTAGTCTGTACAGAGACTTTAATGAAGGGATGGGGAAACCAGTCTGTGGTTTGCCTTGATATGGTAGGCATGGCTTGAGGCTTTCCTTTGTTTCTTCCCCTGGCATTACAGCCTGTTGGCGCTTCAGCGGCCAAACCTCTATGCCCCTCCACAAGGCTGGAGAGCCAGCCTTAAAGGCCAGAAGGCAACCTGGGGGGCGGGTCTCAGTTCTGACTTGCCAGGTGAGGAATCTGTCCCTGCACTTGCTTGCAGGCTCAAACACCCCCTCCTCCATTGCTTTCTTTGGCCAGGAATCCTGGTGAATGGGAGTGATGGGGAAGGGGGGCAATACCTGCAAGCACAAGGTAGTGTGTGGCCACCTGTGCTCCCCTGGGATCTGTGGAGGTAGGTGTCCCAACCTCCTGatgcaccctacctcctacccaTGTCCTGGGTCCCCATTCTCAGCCTActgctgcacccttcctcctgctcagaacctgccccttctgcacacTGAATCCCTTATTTTTTGCACTATCCCAGAGGCTAGGGCCCCCCACAACTTGCCAGCCTTGAGCTCCCAGAAAAATTAATCCAGCCCTTGGGGTGGAAGGTTAGACTCTTGTTTCTGATGAGATTCTAGTGAACTGAgttcccactgccctgctgctgtgtGTGGCATCTGATGGCAGCTAAGTTGTGGTGGTGTGTGTGCTCCTTTCTGTGTTAGAAACCAGATCGTGATGATTGGGAGAATGGGCTGACAGCACTGGAGTGTGCCTTGCACCTGGAAAAGAATGTGAACCAGTCACTCCTGGATCTGCACAAGCTGGCAACTGACAAGAATGACCCTCATGTAAGTGGAGATTGAAGCTGAGACTAGAATGTGGTTATGCAAGCCTTTAATGATGTGTTtttgggaggggttcagggtgtccAGCCATGCACTCtccagcacaagctgggatttTTCCAAACTAACACAGgctgcagctgcttttgtgcagaaTTTGCCGCCTGTctccactggctgcttgaattgcacaagaacactaacaatctaatgtaagattgtcagtgttcttgcgcaagaactgtgatgctcctgctcaggaaaaagccctcttgtgaaaATGGCcgctggagctttcttgcacaaaactgcatctatactgggcacagatgcttttgtgcaaaagtaaatcttttgtgcaaaggcacttgccaatctagatgctcttttgcggaaatacttttaacggaaaagtttttccattaaaagtatttcctcaaaatcatgccagtctagacacagcccctgtgaatAACAGTGATGGAACTGATCAGTTAGCACATGGGTGGCATTAGGTTGTTTTGCAGTGCTTTGCTCCAGCTGTGTCTAGCAGGACCTGCCTTGTTCAGAAAGATCTTCTCTGCTACTGAACATGTGTGGAAAGCTGGCTGATTCCACAGCAAGTCACCAGGCTACTGAGGCACAAGCATAGCTAGCTTTCTTCATTTCTTCAGAATTAAGCACTATTTTCATTCTAATTATCAGCTCAATATGAATCTAAAAGCAGTTTAGTGCCATGAAGCTTTGGCTCCTCTGATGCATAAAAGGTAAAAGGGGTAAATCCTGAATGTCTGAACCTACAGGTCTCCTGTGAGGGGTTTAGCTTTAGGGAGACTCCTCAATGCTAGAAACTTGAACAGAATTTGGAAGGAAGTGGGAAGAGATTGATGCCTTAGCAATGCAGGCACATACACTGAAAATCTGAAGTAAAATTGTGGGCAAGCAGTAAAATCATGAGATTGAGTAAATGCTTCTAAATCTAGCTTTCTAAATGACTAAAGGCAATTGAACAGTCTGTATTGAAAGGGTGTAAATAGTAACAGTCAGAAATTTAAACGCTACGAGGGAAGGTTTCCATAGCTATAAATGGAAGGTGCAGGAGACTGATAGGCTTGGGAGGTGGTTGTAATGTCAGGATAACATCCAGATTCAGACATGAAACTGGTATTTATCAGTAAACACCAAAATATTACATGTCTAACAGCTCTTATATACCGAGTTGCAGGGGGGGTAATGACTAAATTACACTATTGTGCATTAATTAGTCTGTAGACATTGCTGGTGCACACTTGCTTGAAACAGCACAAATTAAAGTGAACTAGAGTATATTGCAAAGATGGATTACTGTAATGTGTATATAATACCTTGATGTATACAAAGCTTTAAACTTCAAATCACTATTCCTTGTAAACGGTGCACTTGGGAGAGTGAGGTTTGTGTCTCCAtttggtgcacatttgcatgttCCTCAGTGCACAACAATTTATTCCATGTATTGATGAAATATCCAACTCCACTTACTGAAATTAAACCTCTGAAACAAGAACCTGTGCTCCAGTGCCCTGCAATATACCAAcaaatctgggggagggggggtcttcCACTTAGAATTATTTGATAATGTTTTCACATCACTCAAGTAAATTCAGAAGCTTTTCTCTTTTGGTAATTCAAGAGCATAACCCTGTGGGGAGAGAAGATGcaggtttttttcctcccccttagTAGGAAAtcaattccccccctcccccccacatgcctAATTGCCTTAAGAGGTAGTTGCAAGTACAAACCCAAGATCCGTTTGATTCTGCCTGTTTGGTTGAATAAATAATACTGACACAAGTAACTCTTCTCCCCTCTTAGTTGTGTGACTTCATTGAGACCCACTACCTGGATGAGCAGGTGAAGGCCATCAAAGAACTGGGTGACCATGTGACCAATCTGCGCAAGATGGGGGCACCCAAAAATGGGATGGCAGAGTACCTCTTTGACAAGCACACCCTGGGGGATTGTGGCAATCAAAGCTAAAGCCTCTGCATAGACCACCCATGGGTTTCAGTAAGCTTCCTAGCTTGCTGCCCAGCAGTGCATGCATCTTCTGTTTATCTAGATGTCATTCTGTACCAAAAATCTCACTTTTTGTGTTAACACCTTACAGTCAATAAAGTGACTTGTTTCAAGTTTGTTTCATTTGCCTTGCATGATATGGGCGTGACTACTGCATGTGGGGGTTTCACAGCATATCTCCTCTGAGGATGATCCATCTTGGGATGGGGGCAAACTGTGTTAATTCATTATGAGGGGGGTGTATCTTGCATCACTGACTAGGCACTATTCCTTTGTGTTCACCACAGCTCCACAGGCATACTTCAGTTGACAGAGTGAGTAGGAGAGGCATTCCCTACCACTTGGATCTGCTGTAGGGATTATTCCATGAGCATATGCTCATGGGTACAGAGACAATTTAGCTACTTTCAGTACAATGAGGGACTTGGACGGTCTGAAATCTGCAGTGGGCAAGCTAATCATAAAGGAAGTGACCAAAACAGAACCAAAGCTTTGCTACATATGCTCATACTCAAATGTTTGTCCATATCTATAGATATCACCCCCAGAAACTTTGTGCTTTCAGGAACATTAGCAGCTAGCTTCCTCTACTGAAACAGCACAGAAGAAAAGTTAGATACTTCAGCCAAATGCTTTGTGACAGTAAGAAATGTAGAATTAACCCTCTTCAGTAGTGTGGGGTTCTTAGGCTATCTCTAAGGACCTCTTTCAGAGGGAAAGTGCAATGCTTCAGTTTAGTTTGGGTGAAGGGCAAGCTAAGCCAGTGATATCTTGGGTATCTGGGTTAGGGTAAAGGGGAGATACAGTTTACACAACATTGTTTTTGAAAATTACTGCAAGTCATGGACATCAGGGCTATGGTTTTGAAGCACACTTCTCATTTATACTGCAGAGCAGCCTTTTCCAATTTGACTCCTATAAAGTCTCATCCCATCTTTACTGAAACTCAGTTCAAATTTGTCTCTAATATCCAATACGTACacagttgatttttttaaatatgcatcaGCTTTCTTCTGTAGCTAGCAAAATGGGTGTAACAagttaggggtgtgtgtgtgtagggtctTAAAATGAAAAATCTGCATGAACTAGATGGAGGAAGTGTGACCTTTAAAAGGTTTCTGTCTCCATTGCTTATGTTCAAACTGCTATGGGTCAGGAGCATCTAACAAAAAGCTAGGGATGACTGCTCACTGATGTAGCTTCTTGAAACTGCAATGAGGAAGTGGAGTTTCTTGTTTGACCTCTGGTTTTTCTTAGTCAGAATTCTATTCTAAACCACACTgacaaagttgtttttttttccattccatATTTCTTACTTACCATAAACTACTTTTTTAATGAGCGCTAATTGCTCAAAGTGTGTAGGTGAACTGGGGGGAAGAGGCATGGACAGAAGGGACAAAATactggggaaggaaaaaaaattggagtgGAAGCAATAgtaggttttttgttgttgttgatttgTAGAGTCCtccaaatctgtggatatctgcatcacTGGCTATCTGACTTGTTTGTGTAGACAGAACTTTTGTCTACATCTGTATCTTTTCAGGTCTCTACTCGTTTGCTTCTGATTAATCCAAGATATCAACTACCTGCATTTTGTAATGTAAATCAGCTGCCTGCTGTTTATTCCAGTTCCTTCCTCTGGATATCTGGCTATCCTAATTGTCCCTCCCCAAACTTCACATTTCTAATGTTTACATGTATCCCCTGCACTTGTTATGGGGTCTCTTGAGGCAAACATTCATAAAGCTGAGTGGTAGTGTGGTTACCACGTGGGTCAACCTTCCAGGCATATTTAAGAAACAGACTTCTGATTTAATCTGTTTCTGTACCCCAGGTACTAAAAGGCTGGTGTCCTGTTGCTCCTGTCTCCTGCTTGCCACTAATAAAGAATTTTATGAATTCTGTAAAATCTTTTTGCATTAGTTATATTGGTATTCTGAAATGGTGTGTCACTGAAGTGCTGTGAATTTGTCCAGTCAGCACCAGGTCCATTGCATCATCCATCAGGTACTGCACTTCTCCCCCGTGGCAGTGTATGGTTGATATAGTAGCATTGCCTCTTTGTAGAAGCTTTATGCACAGTGAGCACCAATGACCATTGTAAAGACACTACAGTATTATCGATAGGCCTGGTATCTCAGCAGTTGGAAGGAACCAACTGGTCTCTTCATTTA encodes the following:
- the FTH1 gene encoding ferritin heavy chain isoform X2, with amino-acid sequence MSSSPSQVRQNYHQDCEAAVNRQINLELYASYAYLSMSFYFDRDDVALKNFAKYFLHQSHDEREHAEKLMKLQNQRGGRIFLQDIKKPDRDDWENGLTALECALHLEKNVNQSLLDLHKLATDKNDPHLCDFIETHYLDEQVKAIKELGDHVTNLRKMGAPKNGMAEYLFDKHTLGDCGNQS